A genome region from Eschrichtius robustus isolate mEscRob2 chromosome 4, mEscRob2.pri, whole genome shotgun sequence includes the following:
- the LOC137763599 gene encoding AP-3 complex subunit sigma-1-like, translated as MIKAILIFNNHGKPRLSKFYQPYNLIQLFVETLDKCFENVCELDLIFHVDNVHNIFEEMVMGRMVLETNMNEIVTHIDAQTKLEKSVAGLAGAPARAVSAVKNTNLPEIPRNINIGDISIKVPNLLSFK; from the exons ATGATCAAGGCAATCCTCATCTTTAACAACCATGGGAAGCCGCGGCTCTCCAAGTTCTACCAGCCCTACA ATTTAATTCAATTATTTGTGGAAACATTAGACAAGTGTTTTGAAAACGTCTGTGAACTGGATTTAATTTTCCACGTAGACAATGTTCACAATATCTTTGAAGAAATGGTGATGGGGAGAATGGTATTGGAGACGAACATGAATGAGATTGTTACACACATTGATGCACAAACTAAACTGGAGAAATCTGTGGCTGGCTTAGCAGGAGCTCCAGCCCGTGCTGTATCAGCTGTAAAGAATACGAATCTTCCTGAGATTCCAAGAAATATTAACATTGGTGACATCAGCATAAAAGTGCCAAACCTtctctcttttaaataa